Proteins co-encoded in one Desulfatiglans sp. genomic window:
- a CDS encoding pyruvate, phosphate dikinase, giving the protein MSKYLYSFGRKKTDGKAEMKNLLGGKGANLAEMSRIGIPVPPGFTITTECCNDFFKNKSSFPPGMKKEVVTALSLVEEELGSKFGSPDNPLLLSSRSGARKSMPGMMETVLNIGLCTKTIPGLIKKTGNARFVYDSFRRLITMYSDVVMEKAEGLEPEEGKGIRVQLETIMEELKKKKGYKNDVDLNVDDLKYLCDEYRKKIKKVLGVPFPDDPMEQLWGSIAAVFKSWNGKRAIAYRRIEGIPDAWGTATNVQAMVFGNMGESSATGVAFTRNPATGENKFYGEWLPNAQGEDVVAGIRTPNPINESTKMDQNRHMVSLEKAMPKLYKELFNIQKKLEKHFKDMQDIEFTIQEGSLYMLQTRTGKRTGTAALNMALSMLKEGMITEEMAIMRVQPEQLEELLHPIIDPSYEKKAKAIAKGLPAGPGGAFGHIVFTADDAVELAKNGKKAILVREETSPEDVSGMRAASGILTSRGGMTSHAALVARGWGKCCIVGAGMINVNPKIGTMTVDGKTLKKGDVVTLNGSKGIVYAGELKMIDATENPGFKKFMKLVDKYRRLGVRANADTPKDAKNALEFGAEGIGLFRTEHMFYGENSDKPLYLLRKLIMSKSLEERVRALNKLFTHMKHSVKATMEVMNGRPVVFRLLDPPLNEFIPDDAVKQKEMAKALGISLAEVKKREELLHESNPMMGHRGVRLGITYPEITEMQVRAILEAAGELNKSKMKVMPEIMIPVTCDVNELKEQKKIFEKVHKEVVAKLKLKRLDYRLGTMIEIPRAALMADKMAQVAEFFSFGTNDLTQMGFGFSRDDIGGFIGDYLEKKILKGDPFQTLDQDGIGQLIKIGIDKGRSTNKNLKVGICGEHGGDPASVNFCNRAGMDYVSCSPFRVPVARLAAAQSEINLSAAKSASKN; this is encoded by the coding sequence ATGTCGAAATATCTTTATTCCTTTGGAAGGAAGAAGACAGATGGAAAGGCAGAGATGAAAAACCTTCTTGGAGGCAAAGGCGCCAACCTGGCTGAGATGAGCAGGATAGGCATCCCTGTGCCGCCCGGTTTTACCATTACAACAGAATGCTGTAATGACTTTTTTAAAAACAAGAGCAGCTTTCCTCCGGGGATGAAAAAGGAGGTCGTAACGGCCCTTTCACTTGTTGAAGAGGAGCTTGGGAGCAAATTTGGCAGCCCGGATAACCCGCTTCTTCTCTCATCCAGGTCAGGTGCCCGTAAGTCCATGCCCGGCATGATGGAGACCGTTCTCAACATCGGGCTATGCACAAAGACCATACCGGGGCTCATAAAAAAGACCGGCAATGCCCGATTTGTCTATGACTCCTTCAGAAGGCTTATCACCATGTATTCTGATGTGGTCATGGAAAAGGCAGAGGGCCTTGAACCAGAAGAGGGAAAGGGTATTCGTGTTCAGCTTGAAACTATTATGGAAGAACTCAAAAAGAAGAAGGGGTATAAGAATGATGTTGACCTTAATGTGGATGACCTTAAATACCTGTGTGATGAATACAGAAAGAAGATAAAAAAGGTGCTTGGCGTTCCATTTCCTGATGACCCGATGGAACAGCTCTGGGGCAGCATTGCCGCGGTATTCAAGAGCTGGAACGGCAAAAGGGCTATTGCCTACAGACGGATAGAAGGCATACCTGATGCATGGGGCACAGCAACAAATGTCCAGGCAATGGTCTTTGGCAACATGGGAGAGAGCTCTGCAACCGGTGTTGCCTTTACAAGAAACCCTGCCACAGGGGAAAATAAATTTTATGGTGAATGGCTCCCAAATGCCCAAGGGGAGGATGTTGTGGCAGGTATCAGGACCCCCAACCCCATAAATGAATCAACCAAGATGGACCAGAATCGTCATATGGTCTCCCTCGAAAAGGCCATGCCCAAATTATATAAAGAGCTTTTTAATATACAGAAAAAACTTGAGAAGCACTTTAAGGACATGCAGGATATAGAGTTCACAATACAGGAAGGTTCCCTGTATATGCTTCAGACAAGGACTGGAAAGCGCACCGGTACCGCTGCCCTTAACATGGCTTTATCCATGCTCAAGGAGGGGATGATAACAGAAGAGATGGCCATTATGAGGGTGCAGCCAGAGCAGCTCGAAGAACTCCTGCATCCTATCATTGACCCTTCCTACGAAAAAAAGGCAAAGGCCATTGCAAAAGGACTCCCTGCCGGACCGGGAGGGGCATTCGGGCATATAGTCTTTACGGCTGACGATGCTGTCGAGCTGGCTAAAAATGGAAAAAAGGCAATACTTGTACGTGAAGAGACAAGCCCTGAAGATGTGTCAGGTATGAGGGCCGCAAGCGGTATCCTTACATCCCGCGGCGGCATGACCAGCCATGCCGCCCTTGTTGCAAGGGGCTGGGGCAAGTGCTGTATTGTAGGGGCGGGCATGATAAATGTAAACCCGAAGATAGGAACAATGACTGTAGATGGAAAGACCCTTAAGAAAGGGGATGTGGTCACCCTGAACGGCTCAAAAGGGATTGTTTATGCGGGTGAATTGAAGATGATCGATGCAACCGAAAACCCCGGGTTTAAAAAATTCATGAAGCTTGTTGATAAATACCGGAGGCTTGGGGTAAGGGCAAATGCCGATACACCAAAGGATGCAAAGAATGCACTTGAATTCGGCGCAGAGGGTATAGGTCTGTTCCGGACCGAGCACATGTTTTACGGTGAAAACAGCGATAAACCCCTTTACCTTTTAAGAAAACTTATAATGAGCAAGTCCCTGGAAGAAAGAGTGAGAGCCCTTAATAAGCTTTTCACACATATGAAGCATTCTGTAAAGGCCACCATGGAGGTAATGAACGGGCGACCTGTAGTATTCCGCCTTCTTGATCCGCCCCTTAATGAATTTATCCCTGATGATGCTGTAAAGCAGAAGGAGATGGCAAAGGCTTTAGGTATCAGCCTCGCAGAAGTAAAAAAGCGTGAGGAGCTGCTGCATGAGAGTAACCCGATGATGGGGCATCGCGGTGTAAGGCTTGGCATTACCTATCCTGAGATCACAGAGATGCAGGTGAGGGCAATTCTGGAGGCAGCAGGGGAACTGAATAAGTCAAAAATGAAGGTTATGCCGGAGATAATGATACCTGTTACATGCGATGTAAATGAGCTTAAGGAGCAGAAAAAGATTTTTGAAAAGGTTCATAAAGAGGTTGTTGCTAAATTAAAACTAAAAAGGCTGGATTACAGGCTTGGTACCATGATCGAGATACCAAGGGCAGCTCTGATGGCAGATAAAATGGCCCAGGTTGCGGAGTTCTTTTCCTTTGGAACAAATGACCTTACCCAGATGGGTTTTGGCTTCAGCCGTGATGACATAGGCGGATTTATCGGTGATTACCTTGAAAAGAAGATCCTTAAAGGTGACCCGTTCCAGACACTGGACCAGGATGGGATCGGTCAGCTTATTAAGATTGGCATCGACAAAGGACGTTCTACAAACAAAAACCTTAAGGTAGGTATCTGCGGCGAGCATGGGGGAGACCCGGCCTCGGTCAATTTCTGCAACCGGGCAGGTATGGACTATGTAAGCTGTTCACCCTTCAGGGTGCCGGTTGCCAGGCTTGCTGCGGCCCAGTCTGAGATAAACCTCAGCGCGGCTAAAAGTGCTTCTAAAAATTAA
- a CDS encoding electron transfer flavoprotein subunit beta/FixA family protein has protein sequence MNIIVCMKQVPDTETQIKIGPDGKSIAENDIKWVMNPYDEYGVEEALRLKEKFGGEVTVIGLGPKRVAESIRTALAMGADKGILVTDPALDGSDSLAVAKALAAAIKTVSYDIIFAGQRGVDDDSGLVGAAIAEYLDIPQVSIITKLEVSEDGKAVKANRPVEGETHVVETNTPVLLTTQKGLNEPRYASLPGIMKAKKKPLDEKSLADLGLNAAEFGKDARKLKIVALTPPPQRAAGKIIDGDSPQTKAAQLAKLLHEEAKVI, from the coding sequence GTGAATATTATTGTATGCATGAAACAGGTACCCGATACTGAAACCCAGATAAAGATTGGCCCGGACGGGAAATCCATTGCTGAAAATGATATCAAATGGGTTATGAACCCCTACGATGAATATGGGGTTGAAGAGGCATTGAGATTAAAGGAAAAATTTGGTGGTGAGGTTACTGTAATAGGGCTTGGCCCAAAAAGGGTGGCAGAGTCTATTCGCACCGCCCTTGCAATGGGCGCTGACAAGGGTATCCTGGTTACAGACCCTGCTCTTGACGGAAGCGATTCCCTTGCTGTTGCGAAGGCACTTGCCGCTGCAATTAAAACTGTAAGCTATGATATTATTTTTGCAGGCCAGCGGGGCGTTGATGATGACAGTGGCCTTGTGGGCGCTGCCATTGCAGAATACCTGGATATCCCTCAGGTGTCTATCATAACAAAGCTTGAGGTATCTGAAGATGGAAAAGCAGTCAAGGCCAACAGGCCTGTAGAGGGCGAAACCCATGTTGTGGAGACAAACACACCGGTGCTGTTAACCACACAGAAGGGTCTCAATGAACCCAGGTACGCATCACTTCCCGGTATCATGAAGGCAAAAAAGAAACCTCTTGATGAAAAATCTCTTGCCGACCTTGGGCTTAATGCAGCAGAATTTGGCAAGGATGCCAGAAAATTAAAAATAGTGGCGCTTACACCGCCCCCACAGAGGGCTGCGGGCAAGATCATTGATGGGGATTCACCACAGACAAAGGCAGCACAGCTTGCGAAACTGTTACATGAAGAGGCAAAGGTTATCTAG
- a CDS encoding DUF2914 domain-containing protein, whose amino-acid sequence MKTKALLMMFFLLALSAVAFAQENAGISVEDIQIATSIENREPAGADVSFAAGVEKLYCFTKIKSEQEEDTIFHVWLYNDRVMAKIELPVKGKSWRTWSVKNILPAHTGKWRVDIESPEGTLITSKEFEIK is encoded by the coding sequence ATGAAAACGAAGGCATTATTAATGATGTTTTTCTTACTGGCCCTGTCTGCTGTAGCGTTTGCCCAGGAAAACGCAGGAATTAGCGTTGAAGATATCCAGATCGCTACATCCATAGAAAACAGGGAACCCGCAGGGGCTGATGTCAGTTTTGCAGCCGGTGTGGAAAAGCTCTACTGCTTCACAAAAATAAAGAGTGAACAGGAAGAGGACACGATTTTTCATGTGTGGCTTTACAATGACCGTGTAATGGCAAAGATAGAGCTGCCTGTAAAGGGGAAAAGCTGGCGGACATGGTCAGTGAAGAATATTTTACCTGCACATACAGGTAAGTGGCGTGTAGATATAGAATCCCCTGAAGGGACTCTTATTACAAGCAAAGAATTTGAGATAAAGTAA
- a CDS encoding BlaI/MecI/CopY family transcriptional regulator encodes MNREETPIPTEMELEILNVLWKEGPCTVREVQDILNRTKNTGYTTVLKMLQIMTQKRLVTRDESNHAHVYLAGCSKQNTQKRLVDNLLVKAFGGSPVQLASTLFCSEKLTKTEFENLRNEILALQKEENENGDSKAY; translated from the coding sequence ATGAATAGAGAAGAAACACCCATACCAACTGAAATGGAGTTAGAGATCCTGAATGTTTTATGGAAGGAAGGCCCCTGCACTGTACGCGAGGTACAGGATATCCTCAACAGGACAAAAAACACAGGCTATACAACCGTGCTCAAGATGCTTCAGATCATGACCCAGAAAAGACTGGTAACACGTGATGAATCAAACCATGCACATGTATATTTGGCAGGATGTTCAAAACAGAACACACAAAAAAGGCTGGTAGATAACCTTCTTGTTAAGGCTTTTGGAGGGTCACCAGTACAGCTTGCAAGCACGCTCTTTTGTTCTGAAAAACTTACAAAAACAGAGTTTGAAAACTTAAGAAACGAGATTCTCGCCCTTCAAAAAGAGGAGAATGAAAATGGGGATAGCAAGGCTTACTGA
- a CDS encoding electron transfer flavoprotein subunit alpha/FixB family protein — protein MAQGVMIIAEQRDGDIRKISYELASEGKRLADASGQELTAVILGSNIKDKAAVLGKYGAKKVIVADDPRLAKYTTDAYASVIAQIVKAASPAILLLGASSQGKDLAGRLAAKLGVGMAQDCTKFSIEGGKLVATRPIYAGKAYAEVSYDDSFPNMATARPNVMAITPPNDALTSEIVDAAFTLDDSAIKTKVADAIKDESGKVDLTEADKIVSGGRGMKGPEGFDVLEKLADAIKASVGASRSAVDAGWRTQNDQVGQTGKVVSPNLYIACGISGAIQHLAGMSTSKYVVAINKDPEAPIFQKADYGIVDDLFNVVPALTEEIKKVI, from the coding sequence ATGGCTCAAGGAGTTATGATCATCGCTGAACAGAGAGATGGAGACATAAGAAAGATATCATATGAACTCGCAAGTGAAGGTAAAAGGCTTGCTGATGCCTCCGGTCAGGAGCTGACAGCGGTTATATTAGGTTCAAATATTAAGGATAAGGCAGCAGTGCTTGGAAAATACGGCGCAAAAAAGGTTATAGTGGCGGATGACCCAAGGCTTGCAAAATATACAACAGATGCATATGCATCAGTAATAGCCCAGATCGTCAAGGCAGCGAGCCCGGCGATCCTGCTGCTTGGCGCATCCTCACAGGGAAAAGATCTGGCCGGTCGCCTTGCTGCAAAGCTCGGCGTGGGCATGGCACAGGACTGTACAAAGTTTTCGATAGAAGGCGGCAAGCTTGTTGCCACAAGGCCCATCTATGCGGGTAAGGCATATGCCGAGGTAAGTTATGATGATAGTTTTCCGAACATGGCCACAGCAAGGCCCAATGTCATGGCAATAACCCCGCCGAATGACGCTCTTACCTCAGAGATTGTTGATGCTGCATTTACACTTGATGACAGCGCAATCAAGACAAAGGTGGCTGATGCTATCAAGGATGAGAGCGGGAAGGTAGACCTCACCGAGGCCGACAAGATCGTTTCAGGCGGACGCGGCATGAAGGGGCCTGAAGGATTTGACGTGCTTGAAAAACTGGCCGATGCTATCAAGGCATCCGTAGGCGCATCACGCTCAGCGGTAGATGCAGGATGGAGAACACAGAATGATCAGGTAGGGCAGACAGGAAAGGTTGTTTCACCTAACCTGTATATTGCCTGCGGTATTTCAGGGGCTATTCAGCACCTGGCAGGCATGTCAACATCAAAATATGTTGTTGCCATTAATAAAGACCCCGAGGCTCCCATTTTCCAGAAGGCGGATTACGGTATTGTTGATGATCTATTTAATGTGGTTCCCGCATTAACAGAAGAGATAAAGAAGGTAATATAG
- a CDS encoding DUF507 family protein: MKHLNTDKEQNKLIKRLEQQEKKQSIQRDRFLKFKLNEIHLSLTQELLMQKVVETDNTGAFSELILKGLKKLLKTNEFDYKYFIAPIRGLVPRPNPISLYMTQFILEDVMNDPCVIDVFGAEEDIYKAVNRVISNINLKFERAEEKIMQQLSNNKSLSPGSREYDIALEELIRKTMGDPQSGTIPQ; this comes from the coding sequence ATGAAACATCTAAATACAGATAAAGAACAGAATAAACTGATAAAAAGGCTTGAGCAGCAGGAAAAAAAGCAGTCCATCCAGAGGGACAGGTTTCTTAAATTCAAACTGAATGAGATACATTTAAGCCTGACTCAGGAACTCCTGATGCAGAAGGTTGTTGAGACAGATAATACAGGGGCATTTTCAGAGCTTATACTTAAGGGCCTTAAAAAACTCCTGAAGACTAACGAGTTTGACTATAAGTATTTTATTGCTCCCATAAGGGGCCTTGTTCCCCGCCCAAACCCAATTTCTTTGTATATGACCCAGTTTATACTTGAAGATGTCATGAATGACCCGTGTGTTATAGATGTTTTCGGAGCTGAGGAAGATATCTACAAGGCGGTTAACAGGGTTATTTCAAATATAAACCTCAAGTTTGAAAGGGCTGAAGAGAAGATAATGCAGCAGCTTTCAAACAACAAATCCCTTTCTCCCGGTTCAAGGGAGTATGATATTGCACTTGAAGAGCTCATCCGCAAGACAATGGGTGATCCCCAGAGTGGAACTATTCCTCAATAG
- the fabD gene encoding ACP S-malonyltransferase, producing MYNKIAFLFPGQNSQIIGMGKDLADEFPEVRELFRGLDDICEKPMSKLCFEGPNGELILTVNQQPAITAVNLACLKVLNMKGVKASISAGHSLGEFAALVSAGVLTEYDALRIVKKRGELMHRESLTHPGVMAAVMKLSIEKVSKIVEKAREKGVLAVANHNSAEQIVITGESAPMEYALSLVKEEKGKAVPLKVSGAWHCALMKGAVTEFREYMEGIKFQKPSSTVLFNATASVENDPEKIKDIMANQLTSPVRWYDIILRMVEEKVDAMVDVGPQKQMMGLVGRIVPEGSDIKISSVEGVQSLNEFISMNV from the coding sequence ATGTACAATAAAATAGCATTTCTGTTTCCCGGTCAGAATTCACAGATAATTGGCATGGGCAAAGACCTTGCTGATGAATTCCCCGAGGTGCGTGAACTGTTCAGGGGGCTTGATGACATCTGTGAAAAGCCCATGTCAAAACTCTGTTTTGAAGGGCCCAATGGGGAGCTCATCCTTACAGTTAACCAGCAGCCCGCCATTACAGCGGTAAACCTTGCATGCCTTAAGGTACTGAACATGAAGGGTGTAAAGGCATCTATATCTGCCGGGCACAGCCTTGGTGAGTTTGCAGCCCTTGTGTCTGCTGGCGTGCTTACTGAATATGATGCCTTAAGAATTGTAAAAAAACGTGGCGAGCTCATGCACAGGGAGTCTTTGACTCATCCGGGTGTAATGGCCGCGGTTATGAAGCTTTCTATAGAAAAGGTCAGTAAGATAGTTGAAAAGGCAAGGGAGAAGGGGGTGCTTGCTGTAGCAAATCACAATTCAGCAGAACAGATTGTAATTACCGGAGAATCCGCGCCCATGGAATATGCCCTCTCCCTAGTAAAAGAAGAAAAGGGTAAGGCTGTACCATTAAAGGTAAGCGGCGCATGGCACTGTGCCCTTATGAAGGGGGCAGTGACTGAATTCAGGGAATACATGGAAGGCATCAAGTTTCAAAAACCTTCATCAACTGTCCTGTTCAATGCAACCGCCAGTGTTGAGAATGACCCGGAAAAGATAAAGGATATCATGGCCAATCAGTTAACCTCCCCTGTAAGGTGGTATGACATTATACTCCGCATGGTTGAAGAAAAGGTGGATGCTATGGTGGATGTTGGCCCCCAGAAGCAGATGATGGGGCTAGTAGGAAGAATAGTGCCCGAGGGGAGCGATATTAAAATATCGAGCGTTGAAGGTGTTCAGAGCCTTAACGAATTTATCAGTATGAACGTGTAA
- a CDS encoding zinc ribbon domain-containing protein, whose amino-acid sequence MPFYEYECTKCHHHSEVLQKISDPPITKCEKCKGKMKKLISHSSFHLKGSGWYVTDYASKSGGYDGKSGSGEPAASTGNSAEPAKEAKNNSADTSSSKREAKSAKAKDDK is encoded by the coding sequence ATGCCTTTTTACGAATATGAATGTACAAAATGTCATCATCATTCTGAAGTTTTACAAAAGATATCTGATCCGCCAATCACAAAATGTGAGAAATGCAAAGGCAAAATGAAAAAACTGATATCCCACAGCTCTTTTCATTTAAAGGGGTCAGGTTGGTATGTAACTGATTATGCCTCAAAATCAGGTGGGTATGACGGCAAGTCCGGCTCAGGCGAGCCTGCTGCAAGCACCGGTAACAGCGCTGAACCGGCCAAAGAGGCTAAAAACAACAGTGCAGATACATCCTCAAGCAAGAGAGAGGCCAAGTCTGCAAAAGCAAAAGATGATAAATAG
- a CDS encoding LysR family transcriptional regulator, giving the protein MNVNLNQLWVFYAVAKSQGFTRAAEELFLTQPGVSKHIKQLEEYYGTPLFDRIGKKVLPTRAGELLLEATTEMFRLLGDAKRKIDGLEKLTAGRIAIGASFTAGTYLLPEILGHFHHLYPWVELQLEISLSDRVAEKVISNDLDIGFIGAPYEDERLINLEFYHDTLVVILPEEHPWRERRAIRMAELTDQPFILSVKGSGTREVIEKHLTNAGIKLQKTIEFGNTETVKKAVVAGIGISILSESVIRDEMARGQICSVTLDEGGITRTFFMVSHKDKYRTKAVGELIEMVNTLVKNKVSNS; this is encoded by the coding sequence ATGAATGTAAATCTGAATCAGCTTTGGGTTTTTTATGCTGTGGCAAAATCGCAGGGATTCACCCGTGCGGCAGAAGAGCTGTTCCTGACGCAGCCCGGTGTGAGTAAACACATCAAACAACTGGAAGAGTATTATGGCACCCCTCTCTTTGACAGGATAGGTAAAAAGGTTCTCCCAACCAGGGCAGGGGAGCTTTTGTTGGAGGCCACAACAGAGATGTTTCGTTTGCTGGGTGATGCTAAAAGAAAAATAGATGGTTTAGAGAAATTGACTGCAGGAAGAATAGCCATTGGCGCTAGCTTTACGGCTGGCACCTATCTCCTTCCCGAAATCCTGGGTCATTTTCATCACCTGTATCCCTGGGTTGAATTGCAGCTTGAGATTTCGCTGAGCGACCGTGTTGCGGAAAAGGTAATTTCAAATGATCTGGATATAGGCTTTATCGGCGCACCTTACGAAGATGAAAGATTGATTAACCTGGAGTTCTATCATGACACCCTGGTGGTCATCCTCCCTGAAGAGCATCCTTGGCGGGAAAGGAGGGCTATCCGAATGGCTGAACTGACTGATCAACCATTCATCCTTTCTGTAAAAGGCTCAGGAACCAGGGAGGTGATAGAGAAACATCTGACAAATGCGGGAATAAAATTGCAGAAGACCATTGAATTCGGCAATACAGAAACGGTTAAAAAGGCAGTTGTGGCGGGCATTGGTATTTCTATCCTGTCTGAATCGGTCATCAGGGATGAAATGGCTAGAGGTCAAATCTGTTCTGTAACTCTGGATGAGGGCGGGATTACCAGGACATTTTTTATGGTATCTCATAAAGATAAATACAGGACAAAGGCAGTAGGTGAATTGATCGAAATGGTGAATACCCTGGTAAAAAATAAGGTATCTAATTCTTAA
- a CDS encoding M56 family metallopeptidase: MGIARLTEQIIEYLLISSALLFLLGILSLFAVQLFRIKGKTKIWIYALIFILPALYPLRSILPESIKISVPLKSEYLKPLTGVSLLTTAATEPPLSQVTPVVADKVNGSKLNDGEIETSPRELREQAIDTVSILITNWKQLAAVIWMMVFSILLIRLIKATHAIKRLLRISTPVTDQRIIELLRQSASDTGLTYVPSLYETRGVFTPMSMGFIRPVIVIPGHLLAEDSIEGLRFTFLHELKHIDQRHNLWLLIESIIGAVYFFHPVIHWVKRKIHEEMEHICDGHVTKITQKSVIYADFLLNEIWQNSPGRNPAFSLPFISSASKTADRIRTILENRVASASMPARELMVVASVFILFSSFIFFKGTTSMQVHEKVTTPISSFERVERGTSPVLPLGIEKLNVSYIKTPLASTERINDTVIPGIDAVTAEKSDAPAEKSYENPETAPLNSITSNHNNQDIENAIQPQGIHTEESANIVNDKRDISMNISGVDDDQGTVTRKETLETPAETSAQRYLGAPVNELTIHRIDNIMVLDQYTILFIMRGRDMYLTRLSDPCPALLYTNDFNLPSITGTISKFDRIQAISNRQVMGTTGMLGDFYPYRYEGTKGEAIKLLKKELLKKLVSEGALKKS; this comes from the coding sequence ATGGGGATAGCAAGGCTTACTGAACAGATTATTGAATATCTGCTTATATCATCAGCCCTGCTGTTTTTACTGGGAATATTGAGCCTTTTTGCGGTTCAATTATTCAGGATAAAGGGCAAAACAAAAATATGGATATATGCCCTTATATTTATACTGCCTGCTCTCTACCCTTTACGATCCATATTACCTGAATCGATTAAAATCTCTGTCCCTCTGAAATCTGAATATCTTAAGCCATTAACAGGTGTATCTCTATTAACCACTGCTGCAACAGAACCACCTCTATCACAGGTTACCCCTGTTGTTGCTGACAAAGTTAATGGCAGTAAATTAAATGATGGTGAGATAGAGACATCTCCGCGTGAGTTAAGAGAACAAGCCATTGATACTGTATCCATCTTAATTACTAACTGGAAACAGCTTGCAGCAGTAATATGGATGATGGTATTTTCCATCTTACTTATCCGTTTGATTAAAGCCACACATGCTATAAAAAGGCTTCTCAGGATTTCAACCCCTGTAACAGACCAGAGGATCATTGAATTACTTCGTCAGAGTGCCTCTGATACAGGCCTCACCTATGTGCCTTCGCTCTATGAGACGCGAGGTGTTTTTACACCCATGTCAATGGGTTTTATAAGGCCGGTAATAGTAATCCCTGGCCACCTCCTCGCAGAGGACTCCATTGAGGGGCTGAGATTCACTTTTCTTCATGAGTTGAAGCATATAGATCAGCGCCATAATCTTTGGCTTTTAATAGAATCTATAATTGGGGCGGTTTATTTTTTTCATCCTGTCATACACTGGGTAAAAAGAAAGATACATGAAGAGATGGAGCATATCTGCGACGGCCATGTTACCAAGATCACCCAAAAAAGTGTCATATATGCTGATTTTTTGCTTAATGAGATCTGGCAAAATAGCCCCGGCAGGAACCCCGCTTTCTCCCTGCCCTTCATATCATCTGCCTCAAAAACAGCTGACCGTATCCGCACTATACTTGAAAACAGGGTTGCATCTGCCTCTATGCCTGCACGTGAGCTAATGGTGGTGGCATCGGTTTTTATACTCTTTTCATCCTTTATCTTTTTTAAAGGGACAACCAGCATGCAGGTGCATGAAAAGGTAACAACCCCTATATCCTCATTTGAGAGAGTTGAAAGAGGCACTTCGCCTGTTCTGCCCCTGGGTATTGAGAAACTAAATGTCTCTTATATAAAGACCCCCTTAGCCTCTACAGAGAGGATAAATGATACTGTTATCCCCGGTATAGATGCTGTGACAGCAGAAAAAAGTGATGCCCCTGCTGAAAAATCTTATGAAAATCCTGAGACAGCCCCTCTTAATAGTATAACCTCAAACCATAACAACCAAGACATTGAAAATGCCATTCAACCCCAGGGGATTCATACTGAAGAGTCTGCTAATATAGTGAATGACAAAAGGGATATCAGTATGAACATCTCCGGGGTAGATGATGATCAAGGAACAGTGACCCGTAAAGAAACATTGGAAACCCCGGCTGAGACCTCTGCCCAAAGATACCTTGGCGCCCCGGTCAATGAGCTTACTATCCACCGAATAGACAATATTATGGTGCTTGATCAGTATACTATCCTCTTTATCATGCGCGGGCGTGATATGTATCTGACCAGGCTTTCAGACCCATGCCCGGCGCTCTTATATACAAACGACTTTAACCTGCCCTCAATTACCGGGACTATCAGCAAATTTGACCGCATTCAGGCAATATCAAATAGGCAGGTTATGGGCACAACCGGCATGCTCGGGGATTTTTACCCATACAGGTATGAGGGAACTAAAGGCGAGGCGATTAAACTTCTTAAAAAAGAACTGCTTAAAAAACTTGTTTCCGAAGGGGCGCTGAAAAAATCGTAA
- a CDS encoding type II toxin-antitoxin system VapC family toxin, whose translation MEKIVIADTDVIIDYFSGIEPLASAIEQLIIQDSLALTSITVFELYAGVTGKKRIKQIDALTAILPVFPFEEKHAGATAEIYNDLKKTGNLIGNQDILIAGICIAHDIPIFTRNTAHFSRIPGLRIFSF comes from the coding sequence TTGGAAAAAATCGTAATCGCTGATACAGATGTAATTATTGATTACTTTTCAGGTATAGAACCACTAGCCTCTGCGATAGAGCAATTAATAATACAGGATAGTCTTGCTTTAACATCTATCACTGTCTTCGAACTGTATGCGGGAGTAACAGGTAAAAAGAGGATTAAGCAGATTGATGCCCTGACTGCCATTCTTCCTGTATTTCCTTTTGAAGAAAAACATGCAGGGGCAACTGCTGAAATATACAATGATTTAAAAAAGACCGGAAATTTAATAGGTAATCAGGATATCCTTATTGCCGGGATATGTATAGCTCATGACATACCAATTTTCACTAGAAACACTGCACATTTTTCGAGAATTCCAGGGCTTCGAATATTTTCTTTTTGA